Within Piliocolobus tephrosceles isolate RC106 chromosome 7, ASM277652v3, whole genome shotgun sequence, the genomic segment CGACAAGGTGCCTCGGCCGCCCCGGGGCCTGCTCGGCCCTGGGTGCATCAGGGCGGACTTGTAGGGGAGGCAGGGCCCCTCTCCGCTCACAGGCCCCGCGGCCAGGGGGCCTCTGACGTGGAGGGGGCTTCTGTGCTACTTGGAAGGTTTAAGTGTGTCCCGAGGACACTCCCGCAGAGCGGCTGGGCGGACGGGGCCAGGCCGTCCACACCGCGGCTCCGGGGTCGAGAGGAGCcagccctgtctctctctcctggccCTGGGGGCGCCCGCCGCGAGGGCGGGCAGGGATTGTGCTGATTGGGGCCTCCCTGGGCCGGAGGCTCTAGTGGAACTTAAGGCTCCTCCCTGATGGCACCGAGGCGAGGAACTGCCAGCTGTCTTGTCTCCTTTCTGCCCTGACCCAGAGCCTGGCCCCGGCCTCTTGGCGTCCAGGCTCTCTGCCACCGACTCTGCTACCACTGGTCATGCGATCCAGGGAGCCCCCTGGCTGGCCTCTCCAAGAGGCCACAGAGGCTGGGCAGAGGGGGGGCACCGAGGCAGACAGGGAACAGCCTCGAGCCTGGCACCTGCACTCAGGGCCCCCAGCCTGCAGGCTGCCTGGACTTAGAGCACCAAGTTCACTCTGGGAGACCTTGGGTGGTCCTAACTTCTAAGAACTAGCAGATACATTCACTAGCCctactcctttccttcctctttcactgAAAGGCAGGCCACAGCTCCTTCTCCTGAAGCCACAGAAGTCCTCAGGAGCTGTGCTGTCAGGCTCTGTACATACTGCTAAATGTTTCTATTGGTTTGCATagtatttattgtttttcatataCACAAGGCTGATTACTGTACAGTTTACACTTTGAACACGGACTATGATATAGTGCTTGAAGATATAGAAAACCTCTTCTCTATGGACATGCTGGTGCAATCCTGGGTCAGCCACCGGCCCGTCCCCCGACTGAGAGAGGAGACCCTTTCAGATGGGGTCCTGGCTCCCTTTGAGCCCTACAGGTAAGCCTGGGAGTCCTCGCCTCAGATTCTTAAGTCCCTAACACAAGGAACCCCGAATGCACTCTCAAGGTAATGATTTTCCGTTGGAAGATGACTTGTACTGAAattggcagagagagagagagagagacaacatAAAAAATTCCAGTTTATCCACAGCAGAGTCTATACAGCTTCAGAAGTCACAGTAAAATCTGTGTGTAGATTCAGTGGAGgcgagtggtgtgtgtgtgtgtgtgtcctgaatGTCATGTAGAGCGATCTGGGAGGAGCGTCACTAGGGAGTGGAGGAGATGTCACAAGTGGAATGGAGATGTGTGGGTTGGGTTGGGTTGGGGAGGGTGGACAGATGAAGACATGGCTTAAGATTAAGGTGGCTAAACTGATTTCATgcctagttttctttctttctttctttctttctttctttctttttctttccaggaaGCCCACATGGATTTCTGACAGATGAGGTCGGGAAAAAGTACCCTGTACGAAgtcaaaacaactaaaaaaaaaaaaaaccccaaaaccaaaaccCATCCCCAGCCACAAAAAGCCCTCATTCACTTTTGCGTTCACACGTTCTCCCGCGCCTGTTTTCTATCCCTCTCTCTCCCCGCTTCTTGCTCCTTTTGTGTCCTGGTTCCGACAGATCAGCTGTCATTGCAAGAGGCAGGATTGAAGCCTGGAGGTCATGCGTCTACAGTCAGTCATTCATGCGTAGAGGGGACTAGCGGGAGTCCCTTACAGAGGTCATGCCGTCAGCCCAGAGGAACGTGTGCACCGCTGCGGTGGCCCTCAGGTCCAGCTCTCCTCCTGTGTGCATGGCAGAGTGTGTGGGGTTCAGGGGTTGGGTGTCGAGGTGTGATCCTGGGAGACACAAAGAGAGAAGGGGTCACTTAGAATGCAAAAGGGCAACGTCCAGCAAAAACCCTACACACAGAGTTTTGTGCTGGCAGCTCAGGCTGAATCTGACTCAGGAAAAACAGTCTCCCCAGGCAAGGCGACGTGCAGAGGGCGCTGCTCTTGCAGGCCCAACCTCCTGAGATGCTGCCCTCCTTCTCTTGCTCCCTACGCAGAGGCTGTTCCTCAGAGCCGCCACCCAGGCCTCATGAATTCCTTCTGAGTGCTCAAGCACGCCAGGATGCCTCTCTGTATGGGCCAAGGAGAGTGCTGTGCTCCGTGTCCTGGGAGAGGAGCAGAGGCCCCTGTGCCTATGTGGTCACCTGGGGAGACATCCTCCCAGCAGATCCTTGTACTTAGGAAGGGCCATTTTTCTTGAACCAGGGCTTGTGCCAAGAAGGGGCTAGGTGAGGCTAGGTGACGCCTTCACTTTCTCAGTTCAGCTCTGCCAACATGCACTGATGTCTGCCATGCGCCAGCCTTGGGGACCCAGGGATGGTGCGGACGTGCGCCCTGGCTTTGGGAGCTCATGCTTCAAGGGTGACAGCTCCCCTTCAGCTCTGGTCCACAGTTCTTCCTGACCGCTGCCTCTGGCTGCTCTCCCCATTCCCCTCAGATGGACAAGATCTCTGAAAAGGAGATgcatcctcctctcctcctcctgtaTTGAGTCCTAGGCTGGAGAAGAGCAGATTTGCTGGAGGAGCTAAGCCTACATTCTTCAGCCTGGGATTCACAGTGAGAAACCTCTCCTGTCCCCATGGGGCCTCCAGCCTCCAACCTGGGATGAAAACTCCATGTTTTCAAGACCAGCCACTCATGTTCTATCTGCAGGGACCCTGGGACCACTGGGGAAAGGAGGATGCTTCAACAGGGAGGAGGTGACAATCTCTTGGGCAGGGCAGGAAGTGACACGGGGGGCAGGAGCTCATCCCCAGGTGGTGCCATCCCCAGACATGCTGCTGTCTTGGGTTCTCCGGGTGAAGGTGTTGGGGAGGAGTGTTGGAAGGGAGCAGGGAGAACTCAGCTCTTGGGTGGTTCCCCAGGGATGGGAGGGTGGTGCCGGGTTCCTTGCCAGGGGCTGCTGTAGAACTGTAAAACCACAGTGGGTGGACAGTGCTGTCACCGTAGAGGGAAGATGCTTTCATCACTGCCGGGCCATCACATCAGTCAAGCCTGACTGTCTCCTCTAAGCCTCTGAACATCCTCTACCCTCCTGTTCTCTGCCTTTGGTCACGCTTCTCCTGTCAAGGCTGCCTTCCACTCTCCTTTCTGCAGAGGTTCTGCCTGCCGCCCTCAACATTTCCACCCCACAAAACCTTCCTGATCCTTGGAGCAGGCCCCTCTCCACTCTGGAAGCTCTcccttttgtattttgtaaaaatacaaaaaaaaaaaaaaaaaaaaaaaaaaagaggctgccTTTTCTGATCGGGAGATGGCAGAGTCGAATGGGTAAGAACAtgaactctggagccagaccacccgggttcaagtccCGTGCCGCCTGACCTCAGTCAAGTGCCTTACCcgctctgtgactcagttttctcTGCTGTAAAATGAGGGCAGTAACAGGACCTACCCATTAGAGAGGTGTGATGTTTAAAAAAGCTAAGACACATAGGTGCTTAGCATTGTATAAATGTGAACAATTACTTGGCTCTCTAGAAATGTTACCGTCTCTGTCCGTCTGTGCTTTTTGATGTCTGCGTATTTCCCTGGTTGGATTAGAAACACCAAGGGCAAGAACAGCCTCCTGGTGCTCCCCACGGTGCCGGCCCCAGGGGGAAGCACTCCTCAAATAAGAGACCATCATGGAATGTGCGGCCTAGGAAAGATAGTCTAGGATCTCCCATCTACTTTACTGCCTAGGCACTGAGCAGAAGAGAAAGTTCAGACCTCAGAGTTCATGCTGGCATGACTGCCCATTTCATCCCTTGGTAAACTGAGACTCTGAAGGCGCAGTGGCAAGAACAGGGGCGGGATGAGGATCTAGGTCACCTCACTCTGCTCAGGACTCCTGCATTGTTCTGGCCTCTTCTCCTGGGTCCCCTCACCTTTCAAAAGGTTAGAAAAGAGTCTCTttcattctttacttttatttcatttagagacagagtcttgctctgctgtccaggctagattgcagtggtacgatcatagctcactgcagccttgaactcctgggctcaagcgatcctcccacctcagcttcccaagaggctggaactacaggtgtatgccaccatggccagctaattttaaaattttttttagagacagggtcctaccacattgcccaggctcatctcaagtggtcctcctgcctcagcctcccaaagtgctgggattacaggcatgagtcactatgcccggcCCTAGACAGCCCTTTCACAAACATAAACTCAGCAACCATCATAACCATCCTACAAGGGAAATGCTGGCATTATTGCTATTTTATGGCTAAGGAACCTGAGGCTTAGGGAGGTCATTTGACTTGCTCTGAGTCACACTACAAACAAGACCTGCAATTATTCGAGTCCCAGAGCATATACATTCGTTCTTACTCTCTTCACGTCAGTGCTCAcagttaccattattattttaaacctttttcttGAAGTGTAACACATCGAAAGGGACTATTTTCATCCTCCCTTGAGGAGACTGAAGCTCAGGGCTGTTAAATGACTTAAGGCCATACAACctggaagcaggaggaagaggccTTAATTCTAGACTCACAAGCTCCAGCTTTCACTCTTTGAAACAAATACAGCCCATTCTAGTCATTTGCAATAGCTCTGTTGCATAAATTAGTCGCTGTTTGAGGCTAcatacagtggctcacgcctgtaatcccagcgctttgggaggctgaggagggcgggttacttgaggtgaggagtttgagaccagcctggccaacatggtgaaactccgtctctactaaaaatacaaaaattagccaagggtggtagcacatgcctgtaatcccagctactcaggaggctgaggcaggaggatcacttgaacctgggagacggaggttgcagtgagccaagatagtgccactgcactccagcctgggcgacagagtgagactccctcttaaaatataaataaataaataaataagtcgcTGTGAACATGGAATTAGCGAATACTGAACCACTGCTCCTAAGGGAAATACAAGGTTAGGCTCCTGCGAGCCTCTGGCCACAATATTTTGGTCAACTGATGAATACATAACTTTGTCTTAGGTGCGTTTCTGTTTCAAGACACCTTATGTAATATATAGGGTTGACTCATTAATACTGACTTCACCAGCACAGGCGCTCTAACTCATCCCTGAGCAGAGCTTATCTGATGTCCGTTCTCTCCTTAAGGAACATCCCAGCCTTCTTGCACTTCACACCAGATAGCACTTCCCTCAGGGGCCATTCTAAACAATGAAACCAAAAATTCGAAAAATGTGGCACTGCACAGGCTGTGAGGAGGACACTTATTTATAGTATGAAGCACCGAGGCAGAGTGTGGCTTTGTCCATCCTCAGCTGGGATTGCACATGTTGGGCGACTCAAACTTTTTGCCCCTGTGTGCATGCCCATGAATGAGCAAAAGCACGGTGAGTGTCAGCTTTGGGGCTACAGATAAATGTTAATGAGTAGGCGAATTCGCAAATGCCGAATCCGTGAATGATGAGGATCAACTGTACATGCTTGTCGGGGGTGGGGGTAGTAAATTAGAAAGCCTTCGGGCCCTCAACCGTCTTCTCTGTAGCCTTAGCCCTGGTTGGGAGGGTAGGGCATTTAATGCTGTCCCCTAACCCTCTGGGACTTCAGCAGGAGCTTTTCTCCGCCTCTCCCTTGCCACTGCTCTGGCCCCTCCTCGCCCCCTTCCCCCGCCGCCACTGTCACACTTGTCCCGTGCCTGTCACTGACAGAGGGCCAAGTGCTGTCCCAGAGCCGGGCTGCTCCGTGTTTCTGACACCCACGCTAGTGTGGTCTGGTCCTTAATCACCGGGGTGGGGGCTTCAGCCACATTGCAGATCATTTAtagcaaattaaaatgaaattcaaggctccctccttccccctaGCCTGGCTTTTGGGCTGCCTCTCTCCCGCCTGCCTCTCTTCCGCTCAGGAGCATCCATAGAACCTGAGCCAAACAGAAATTTAAAGCCACAGCTGCCACTGCTACCATAAGAAAAACAAGTCAGAAGAGTGTACTTTTCCCTTCTGTTTGCTGCTTTTAAACATTATTTGCATCTTTGGGTTCTTTCCAGGACCCAACAGCAGCTACTCAGAGTCTTCTAAACCAGCAGCCTAGAGGGACCCCTGGCAGTGCAGGGGTTAACACGGTGACCTCCTTAAGCTGCTGAGATGTCAGGTCTAATTTTATCCTATAACTGGATCTGCCAGTCCTCTTTTTTGCCCAAGTGCTGAGATATATCGGGAAGCCCAGAGTCAGCACTTTTGGTGGCTCAGGAGGCAGCAGGCCCTGATTTTTGCCGAAAGCTTTGGAAAGACAGAGCCTCCTTGCTGCACGGCCCCAGAGTCAGGCCCTGGGGTGTGAATGGTAATGACCCGGTTAGTGCTGCACTGGGGCCACCATGCCCCCTCACCTCCTGCTGACTCCCACCCCGAGGTATCCTGTACTGAGCTGCCCCGAGCTGGGCAGCATGAAGGGCCTCGGGGCAGCTCAGTACAGGATGCCCCAGGGAGGATGGAGATCAGAGCCGGCCCCTGAAGCCCCCAGCACCGCACACACCTGCTGGAGACGGTCGCAGTCGTGCAGCGTCTTCACATCCCTCCCTCACGGCACGGCACACCCCTGCTCCGTGGCCACACTGCCCCGtgctcacacacatgcaccatGGCCCAGGCCCCAACCCTGATGGTCTCCTGACTTGCAGAAAGCATATCGTCCACCCCTTAGGCCTGTCAGCTCAGCCCTTTCCTAGAAAGCAAGGGAGCAACATGTTTCATAAAACACCAAGGAGAAGCTAAGCCTTGGCCAGGTCAGAACTGTAGTTGGGCTCCAGGTTCAAGAGACAGCCCAGTCCTCAGTCTTGGAGCTCTTATGTTGAAACATCACAGCCCAGACTGACTCTCCTGTCCTCTCCAGTGCCCTGTCCACCACCTTCTAGACCCCCATTTCTTGGTTTCCAAGATAATATTACCACTTAGATTTACAGAGTGCTTTTACTCTTCAAAgagtcttttttctttgagatggggtcttgctctgttgcccaggctggtcttgaactcctggcctcaatcaatcctctcacctcgacctcacaaaatgctgggattacagatatgagccactgtgcccagcccaaaaggCATTCTTACAAAACCGTGCGGTCCCTGTTAAGTGGATGTTATTAACTCTGTTTCCTTGATGAGGAAGCTGGGGTTCAGGGCCGCTGTTAGTAGGGCTGGGAAGCGAGAATCTCTGCCTCGAGACACAGCCGCAAGTTGTTTGTCCCACATCATGCTGGGGTGGCTGGGAGGGGATCGGGTGAGACAGGGAGCAGCCACTCCACCAAAGAACAGGCCATGCAGAGGGGATGAGAAGGGCTGCGTTACCTCCCGAGAGGCTACTCCAAGGAGAGCGGCTCGGGGTCACTGTTTCCCCCTTTTCAGGCTGGCCCGCTTCACTATCTGCGCCCCTTTCCTGCCCTCTATCAGGTCCGGCTGTAGGCCACTCCCTCTCAGCTCCACCTGCAGAGAGcagcagagacagaaagcaggatAGATGGCAAAGATGGGCAGAACACAGGCAGAAAATCGAAAGGAGGCTACACGGAGGCGGCAGACACACTGCCCACAGGGGAGAAGGGAGACTGGAGGGAGAGCTCATGAAGAGGTGAGTGGAGGGAGGTGTCACGCAGATGGCCCGGCAAGATGGGCAGAGCGAGGCAGCAGTGATGGCGCTGGGTCCCCCAGGGCCGCAGGAGCCTCAGTACCTTGGCATGTTTCATAAAGGAATCAATATCGACCTCCAGCTCACTGGGATCCTCCAGGGGCCCCGTGACAGTCACCTCCTCGTGCTCCTGGGCAGCGTCGGCGCTGGACGAGTCTATCTGCCGAACCACCTTGCGAATGAtctgggaaaggaagggaaggaggaaagggctggtcaggctgggcacgggggctcatgtctgtaatcccagcactttgggaggctgatgggcagatcatctgaggtcaggagtttgaaaccagcctgaccaacatggagaaaccctgtctctactaaaaagataaaaattagccgggtgcggtggcaggcgcctgtaatcccagctactcaggagtctgtggcaggagaatcacttgaacctggtgggtggaggttgcagtgagcttagaccacaccactgcactctagcctggtcgacagagcaacactctgtataaaaaaacaaaaacaaaaacaaaaaacgctgGTCAAGCCCTCAAGAGCAGGTCCCAGGAATGAGCTCCGAGTGGGGGAGGTAGCCTTTGTCCTAGGAGCCCCTCCTTGAGAGGCCAAGAAGAGGGACAGCCTTTGCCCCATCGCTTTATGGAAAACCCTCTGGTAGACAGCCCTGAAGGGGCCTTGGCAGTGCCATTCCATGACCAAGGTGTGACTGGGTGTGACCTCCCCCTTGAGCCCACAgccttctgttttgctttttggtgTGGATGGAAGTTTGTGCTCTTCCCCATTCTACTCCCATGCGCCTAAGGGCAGAGGGCATCTCTTTTTCGCCCACCCACTCCCGTATTCACCTGTCCAAATATTCAAACCCTTTACTCTGTACCTGCCATGTGGTCTGAGTGGGAGATGAAACATCAGCCAGACACGGTCCCTGCCTCCAAGCAGCTCACAGTGCAGGAGGAAAGACAGACGCACAAGCAGCCTTGCTCCAGGATGATGCGAGCTGCACCCCAGCAGAAGCACATTCGAGACCCTGCTTGGCTCCTCCTCTCTCTTACCCATAGCTAGCACTGTGCCCCATACTTGACAGGCAAGGTCATATCTCTGAATTAATATCTGCTACCAATCCAATGTGTTTTCActtcctttaaattatttaattatggtgatggggtctcactctgtcacccaggctggagtgcagtggctcaatcaaaGCTTATgtagccttgaactgctgggtttaagtgatcctcctgcctcagcttcctgaatagctgtgactacaggcatgtgccaccatgcctggctaactttgtgtgtgtgtgtgtgtgtgtgtatttctttcttccttttttaaaacttttttagagatgaagtcttgccatattgcccaggctgatctaaatgcctgggctcaagtgatcctcctgccttggcctcccaaagtgctgggatcacaggtgtgagccgaCACACCTGCCCACATCCATTTTATTTAAGGAGGCCCATGGTAGGCCTGGGATGCTCAAACTGCTTGTTTAACAGCTGTTTTCAGGGTTAGGCATCATGGGACTAGGTCTGGGATATTTCCTTGGGGCTGGCCCTTCTGGAAGGGAGCAGCAGAAGCTATTCAGGTTGACTCAGACAAAGCAGTTGTGAGGACACCGTGTCTGGACTGCAGATGACCAAAGCTCCCAGCTCCTGGGCCCTCCAGCCCTCCTGGGCTCGGGGGCAGCCAGCCTGGCTGTGCTCACCCGCTGTGAGGGCAGCAGGGAGAAGCTGCTGGCTTCTACCGCCTTTTAGCTTCTAGCCCACCTGCCTGTCCCCAGCtcagaggggaacaacactctGCACCCACCTTCTTGGTGACAATGTTGCCCTGCTCATCCGTGAACTGCTCCTCTGTCACCTGCTCCCCTGGAATATTCTGAAACTCATTCCCCTGGAAttagagaagaggagaaaatgcAAGATTGGTGAGTGGGAGTCTGGGAGGAagagtggaggaagaggaaagagcagCAGCCAAAATAGCCATGGCCCAATAACTCCTCCAGCAGGAAACTCCGGCTCAGCATGCAGCGGGAGCCACGCCAGGGCTCCCAGGGCGTGGGCGACGCCCCTGAGGGTCTGGGAGGCTTGAAGATGAACAGCCCAAGCTCGCAATTGTGCACTCGGCCCTCACAACACCCCCCCGGGGAACTGGCAAAATGGGGGCCATTATGCAAGTCTGACGGAGGAGGCCTGAGAGAGGAAGCGAGGCACCTGTTTCCTATTTTTACAGCACTTTGCAATATAGAAAAGCCCTTCGACAGGCAGCATCACCCAGAATGTGACTTGCCCGAAATCCCAGAGCCAGTTGgtgacagaaacagaaacaggacAACCCAGGTGCAAtcccatggtggcacatgcctgcaatcccagcactttgggaggccaaggccagaggaccacttgagtccaggagttcaagaccaacctgggcaacatagtgagccccagtctctacagaaaatttttaaaaatagccaggcatggtggtgtgtgcctgtagtcccagctactcagaaggctgaggtgggaggat encodes:
- the ANK1 gene encoding ankyrin-1 isoform X6; this translates as MWTFVTQLLVTLVLLSFFLVSCQNVMHIVRGSLCFVLKHIHQELDKELGESEGLSDDEETISTRVVRRRVFLKGNEFQNIPGEQVTEEQFTDEQGNIVTKKIIRKVVRQIDSSSADAAQEHEEVTVTGPLEDPSELEVDIDSFMKHAKDHTSTPNP
- the ANK1 gene encoding ankyrin-1 isoform X7; this encodes MWTFVTQLLVTLVLLSFFLVSCQNVMHIVRGSLCFVLKHIHQELDKELGESEGLSDDEETISTRVVRRRVFLKGNEFQNIPGEQVTEEQFTDEQGNIVTKKIIRKVVRQIDSSSADAAQEHEEVELRGSGLQPDLIEGRKGAQIVKRASLKRGKQ